A stretch of Lachancea thermotolerans CBS 6340 chromosome D complete sequence DNA encodes these proteins:
- the GFA1 gene encoding glutamine--fructose-6-phosphate transaminase (isomerizing) GFA1 (highly similar to uniprot|P14742 Saccharomyces cerevisiae YKL104C GFA1 Glutamine-fructose-6-phosphate amidotransferase catalyzes the formation of glucosamine-6-P and glutamate from fructose-6-P and glutamine in the first step of chitin biosynthesis): MCGIFGYCNYLVEKSRGDVIDTLVEGLQRLEYRGYDSTGIAIDGDEPDSTLIYKQIGKVAALEKEIEAEKPNRDVTFVSHCGIAHTRWATHGEPKWSNCHPQRSDTASDFVIVHNGIITNFRELKQLLINKGYKFESDTDTECIAKLFKHLYDTNLKHGNEPDFHELTMQVLLELDGSYGLLCRSVHYPNEVIATRKGSPLLIGVKSERKLKVDFVDVEFPDTDEAQPEIPLNSTRGEARNFLPIASNESALRRSQSRAFLSEDGAPNPVEFFVSSDAASVVKHTKKVLFLEDDDIAHIYDGELHIHRSRREIGASATRSIQTLEMELAQIMKGSYKHFMQKEIFEQPDSTFNTMRGRIDFENNSVMLGGLNSWLPVIRRARRLIMIACGTSYHSCLATRAIFEELSEIPVSVELASDFLDRKTPVFRDDIAVFVSQSGETADTMLALKYCLERGALTVGIVNNVGSSISRVTHCGVHINAGPEIGVASTKAYTSQYIALVMFALSLSDDRVSKLDRRREIIQGLKKIPEQIRKVLLMEPRIKELCEKELKDQKSLLLLGRGYQFASALEGALKIKEISYMHSEGVLAGELKHGVLALVDENLPIIAFGTRDSLFPKVVSSIEQVTARKGRPIIICNENDEVWAAKAANSNLATLEVPLTVDCLQGLLNIIPLQLTSYWLAVNKNIDVDFPRNLAKSVTVE, from the coding sequence ATGTGTGGTATTTTTGGTTACTGCAACTACTTGGTGGAGAAATCCAGGGGGGACGTGATTGATACGCTTGTGGAGGGTCTGCAGAGATTAGAGTACAGAGGTTACGATTCGACCGGTATCGCTATTGATGGCGACGAACCTGACTCCACATTGATCTACAAGCAAATCGGTAAAGTGGCGGCTTTGGAAAAGGAGATCGAGGCTGAGAAGCCCAACAGGGATGTGACTTTTGTGTCACACTGCGGTATTGCGCACACAAGATGGGCCACTCACGGTGAGCCAAAGTGGTCCAACTGCCATCCACAGCGCTCCGACACGGCCAGCGACTTTGTGATTGTGCACAATGGTATCATCACCAACTTCCGCGAGCTGAAACAGCTACTGATCAACAAGGGTTACAAGTTTGAATCCGACACAGACACTGAGTGTATTGCAAAGCTGTTCAAGCATCTCTACGACACGAACCTGAAGCATGGCAACGAGCCCGACTTCCACGAGTTGACTATGCAGGTGTTGTTGGAGCTAGATGGTTCATACGGTCTGCTGTGCAGATCTGTACACTATCCAAACGAAGTGATTGCCACAAGAAAAGGCTCCCCTTTGTTAATTGGTGTCAAGTCtgaaagaaagctcaaggTCGATTTCGTTGATGTCGAATTCCCAGACACCGACGAGGCACAACCAGAGATCCCACTTAATAGCACCCGCGGCGAGGCTAGAAACTTTTTGCCTATCGCATCCAACGAGTCTGCTCTCAGACGCTCTCAGTCTAGAGCATTCTTGTCAGAAGACGGTGCTCCAAACCCAGTTGAGTTCTTTGTCTCCTCTGACGCTGCGTCCGTGGTTAAACACACCAAGAAGgtcctcttcttggagGATGATGACATTGCGCACATCTACGATGGTGAGTTGCACATCCACAGATCTAGAAGGGAGATTGGTGCTTCTGCAACCAGATCTATACAGACCTTGGAAATGGAGCTGGCCCAGATCATGAAGGGCTCCTACAAGCATTTCATGCAGAAGgagatttttgaacaacCCGATTCAACCTTCAACACTATGAGAGGTAGAAttgactttgaaaacaatAGCGTGATGTTAGGTGGACTGAACTCCTGGCTGCCGGTGATCAGAAGAGCCCGCAGGCTTATTATGATAGCTTGTGGTACCTCTTATCATTCTTGTTTGGCTACTAGAGCaatctttgaagagctgtcTGAAATTCCAGTTAGCGTCGAATTGGCGTCCGACTTCCTGGACAGGAAAACGCCAGTCTTCAGGGACGATATCGCAGTGTTCGTGTCGCAAAGTGGTGAAACGGCTGACACTATGCTAGCTTTGAAATACTGTCTGGAAAGAGGTGCTCTGACTGTAGGCATTGTTAACAATGTCGGTTCCTCAATTTCTAGGGTTACTCATTGTGGTGTCCACATCAACGCAGGCCCTGAAATCGGTGTCGCATCCACTAAAGCTTACACTTCTCAATACATTGCCTTGGTTATGTttgctctttctctttccgATGACAGAGTTTCTAAACTGGACAGACGAAGAGAAATCATACAAGgattgaagaaaattccagAGCAAATCAGAAAGGTGCTACTAATGGAGCCCCGTATCAAGGAGCTTTGTGAAAAAGAGCTAAAAGACCAAAAATCCTTGCTGCTTTTAGGCAGAGGTTACCAGTTTGCCTCGGCTTTGGAAGGTGCCCTtaaaatcaaagaaatctcGTACATGCACTCAGAAGGTGTCCTTGCTGGCGAGCTGAAACACGGTGTGCTGGCGTTGGTTGACGAAAATCTTCCTATTATTGCTTTCGGTACTAGAGATTCTTTGTTCCCTAAGGTTGTCTCCTCCATCGAGCAAGTTACTGCAAGAAAGGGCCGTCCTATCATTATCTGTAACGAGAACGATGAAGTTTGGGCTGCGAAAGCCGCTAATAGCAACTTGGCTACGCTGGAGGTCCCCTTGACGGTTGACTGCCTGCAAGGCCTTCTCAACATTATTCCTCTGCAGCTGACTTCCTACTGGCTGGCCGTCAACAAGAACATTGACGTGGACTTCCCAAGAAACCTTGCTAAGTCTGTTACTGTCGAGTAA
- the APE1 gene encoding metalloaminopeptidase APE1 (similar to uniprot|P14904 YKL103C Saccharomyces cerevisiae LAP4 Vacuolar aminopeptidase), which produces MSDATQEALAQIKKTLELLALQKPTTGEASQPAAVAHNSSQKYRGKDYFEESSKSYINFTYESPTIYHVVEYFSRKLDEAGFSYVSEKSTWSEVKSGKYYTIRNGTNLVAFILGSDWKYETGVGAIGSHIDALCAKLKPVSTKKDVEGFQLLGVAPYGGTLNTYWFDRDLGIGGRVLVRDPDSGKIESRLINSAPHPIAKIPSLAVHFGEPANGPFDKEDQAVPVIGYSGTGDDDEEGDSEDEKRSPLFGKHPIGLLRYIASLAKVKVSQLVQVDLDLFDVQKGTLGGLKNDFLFAPRLDDRLCSFSAVNSLIDFANDGPVPRDAFSIVALFDDEEVGSLSRQGARGGLLESVVQRVVANLHGDSPELLRTTFANSLIISADVNHMFNPNFSSVYLEHHRPKPNVGVTLSLDSNLHMSTDVVGLAVAEELARLNGDKLQYFHIKNNSRSGGTIGPFISSQTGARTIDLGIAQLSMHSIRAATGSKDIGLAIKFFKGFFANWRSVYDKFGDL; this is translated from the coding sequence ATGTCAGACGCAACCCAGGAGGCTTTGGCCCAAATTAAGAAAACCCTTGAGCTTCTAGCGCTCCAAAAGCCCACCACAGGCGAAGCAAGCCAGCCAGCTGCTGTAGCTCATAACAGTAGCCAAAAATACCGTGGAAAAGACTACTTCGaggaaagctcaaaaagctacATCAACTTCACATATGAGAGCCCAACCATATACCATGTGGTAGAGTATTTTTCGCGCAAGCTGGACGAGGCTGGATTTAGCTACGTGAGTGAGAAGTCCACTTGGTCCGAGGTGAAAAGCGGTAAGTATTACACCATCCGGAATGGCACTAATCTTGTTGCTTTCATTTTGGGCAGCGATTGGAAATACGAAACAGGTGTCGGTGCCATTGGCTCGCACATCGATGCACTGTGCGCGAAGCTGAAGCCTGTCTCTACCAAGAAAGACGTCGAAGGGTTTCAGTTGCTAGGCGTCGCTCCATACGGAGGGACCTTGAACACGTACTGGTTCGACAGGGATCTGGGAATTGGTGGCCGCGTGCTTGTGCGCGACCCCGACTCAGGCAAGATTGAATCGAGGCTGATTAACTCCGCGCCACACCCTATTGCGAAGATCCCCTCGTTGGCTGTGCACTTCGGTGAGCCCGCAAATGGACCATTTGACAAGGAAGACCAGGCTGTGCCTGTGATAGGATACTCTGGGACTGGcgatgatgacgaggaGGGCGACTCCGAAGACGAGAAGAGGAGTCCACTCTTCGGTAAGCACCCAATAGGCTTGCTTAGGTACATCGCGTCCCTTGCGAAGGTGAAAGTGAGCCAACTGGTGCAGGTCGACCTCGATCTGTTCGACGTGCAGAAAGGCACTTTGGGCGGGTTGAAGAATGACTTTTTGTTCGCGCCTCGTCTCGACGACCGCCTGTGCAGTTTCTCGGCTGTCAACTCATTGATTGATTTTGCTAATGACGGGCCTGTGCCTAGGGACGCCTTCAGCATCGTTGCATTGTttgacgacgaagaagttggCTCTCTCTCGAGACAAGGTGCGCGTGGCGGACTTCTAGAAAGTGTCGTTCAGCGCGTGGTAGCAAACCTACACGGCGATTCGCCTGAGTTGCTCCGTACGACTTTTGCCAATTCTCTCATCATCTCGGCAGACGTCAACCATATGTTCAACCCAAACTTTTCATCCGTCTATCTGGAGCATCACCGGCCAAAGCCCAACGTCGGTGTCACTTTGTCACTGGATTCAAATCTACACATGTCTACCGACGTCGTAGGCCTGGCCGTCGCCGAGGAGCTCGCTCGTCTCAATGGCGATAAGCTACAATACTTTCacatcaagaacaactcACGCTCTGGCGGTACAATTGGTCCATTCATCTCATCCCAAACCGGTGCCCGTACTATTGATCTCGGCATAGCGCAACTGTCAATGCACAGTATCCGTGCTGCTACAGGCTCCAAGGATATCGGACTAGCCataaagttcttcaagggcTTCTTTGCCAACTGGAGATCAGTTTACGACAAATTTGGTGATCTGTAG
- the HSL1 gene encoding protein kinase HSL1 (weakly similar to uniprot|P34244 Saccharomyces cerevisiae YKL101W HSL1 Nim1p-related protein kinase that regulates the morphogenesis and septin checkpoints associates with the assembled septin filament required along with Hsl7p for bud neck recruitment phosphorylation and degradation of Swe1p): MSMAQQAAMAATGGSDHIDRVVHSVTDATKRLSQISTSTTNTATQSSKRRSRDTIGPWKLGKTLGKGSSGRVRLAKNMETGKLAAVKIVPKTKSSRPNALPYGIEREIIIMKLISHPNVMGLYEVWENKLELFLVLEYVDGGELFDYLVSRGRLSEKEAIHYFRQIIEGTAYCHSFNICHRDLKPENLLLDKKNKRIKIADFGMAALQTSNKLLETSCGSPHYASPEIVMGKTYNGGPSDVWSCGIILFALLTGHLPFNDDNIKRLLLKVQAGKYQMPQAISLEAQDLISRILVVDPNKRITINDILSHPLITKYDYKRSKSNSDLHILSHTSPQICTIRSERDVDPTILQNLQILWHGAPKDYIMKRLLEPELTEEKTFYSLLLAYQQRQLKAGPKSPPVNAPKILQKSQFSVPSIKSQSSPHKEHVASSSRVFKSNSKKRISASASKRSLHNSSSKKSLHKSSSKKSLGSLKNSASKKSLRNSPIKPQHPLPSKRSLYSLNSISKRSVNLKDYVSDDSKPPLPQQSEFELLCEEILFGAELGGITEEVGETSTEAARTTNPVFKTGLGKTAKAPESPKSTETSNETELSGDRDGLQSRLEGTSAEVEESVAIAKKAASKAPRSHQAGLGDNAQKKNTETPRKHPQTDGISQIKSERAALQVSKLKSTPSSRNLRVASAPSGKDDTPVSLDPRRNVSQPNSIELLLNKYNLRAHLKSKSNLKKLRNSGDWGRTAFETSFASSGNGISLNADDLKDFESLSGTDLTNVLAHSSSIKGDDSTDAAKMQHAQRQEESKQVVSLPSANLNSSATFKNLSQYILDSNSSTTRASSVVRRPAGGSLKSCTQNVSRKPSTNLPKNTLTVQRSRKVSQVSAYDTRSEMPSDMSFALDIPTQTFTAQAVQVSNGSSQDQFEQAKKPVLLQEEQGEDDINIFEDAPCDNVSIATSSSGLDSQPHVHRKATSIDTLNTTSVLTPSADVRVSLYANNMTSSAKLPRETTEEIISKFKLSPEKVPVPPQKRFSYQKARGSISQSVISMFKDLDDDFEDHASEPAAEGHFDSATGMQQDPSSNVEEQIPGEGPVAQKRVTMLFDDESSTVFKSSPIKTSVLKPRESVAAQPRPSSTTIPFT; this comes from the coding sequence ATGTCGATGGCTCAGCAAGCAGCTATGGCGGCTACCGGTGGTTCGGATCATATAGATCGTGTGGTTCACTCCGTAACTGACGCCACTAAGCGACTGTCGCAGATTTCGACCAGCACAACCAACACTGCTACGCAGTCCTCGAAGCGCAGATCTCGGGATACAATAGGGCCCTGGAAGCTGGGCAAGACGCTCGGCAAAGGGTCTTCCGGGCGCGTGCGGCTGGCAAAAAACATGGAGACAGGTAAACTTGCTGCGGTCAAAATTGTTCCAAAGACCAAGTCTTCGCGACCCAATGCTCTGCCCTATGGGATAGAGCGCGAAATCATCATCATGAAGTTGATCTCGCATCCCAATGTCATGGGCCTTTATGAAGTATGGGAAAACAAACTTGAGCTATTTCTGGTGTTGGAATACGTTGATGGCGGTGAGCTCTTCGACTACCTCGTGTCGCGCGGCCGACTTTCGGAAAAAGAGGCGATCCATTATTTTCGGCAAATTATTGAAGGAACCGCGTACTGCCACAGCTTCAACATCTGCCACCGAGACTTGAAGCCAGAAAATCTTCTGCTagacaagaaaaacaaacGCATCAAAATTGCTGACTTCGGTATGGCAGCACTCCAGACATCTAACAAGCTCCTAGAAACATCTTGTGGGTCTCCACACTATGCTTCCCCTGAAATTGTCATGGGCAAAACCTACAACGGGGGCCCCAGTGACGTTTGGTCGTGTGGTATCATTCTGTTTGCCCTGCTGACCGGTCATTTACCCTTCAACGACGACAATATTAAAAGGCTGTTGCTGAAAGTTCAGGCAGGCAAATATCAAATGCCTCAAGCGATATCATTAGAGGCTCAGGATctgatttcaagaatacTGGTTGTCGATCCAAATAAGAGGATTACCATAAACGACATCCTTTCGCATCCTCTAATCACCAAGTATGATTACAAGCGCAGCAAATCCAACTCTGATCTTCACATTTTGAGTCATACTTCCCCTCAAATTTGTACGATAAGAAGCGAAAGAGATGTGGACCCCACTATACTCCAGAATCTTCAAATCCTATGGCATGGAGCCCCTAAAGACTATATTATGAAAAGGCTTCTGGAGCCAGAGCTTACAGAGGAAAAAACTTTCTATTCTCTATTGTTGGCGTATCAGCAGAGACAATTGAAGGCAGGTCCAAAATCTCCACCTGTTAATGCTCCAAAGATCTTACAAAAGTCTCAATTTAGCGTGCCTTCTATCAAGTCACAATCATCGCCTCACAAAGAGCATGTtgcgtcttcttcaagggTTTTCAAGTCAAACTCGAAAAAGCGTATTTCCGCATCGGCCTCGAAAAGGTCTCTTCACAAttcctcatcaaaaaaatcCCTTCAcaagtcttcttcaaagaagtcCTTGGGATCACTCAAAAACTCAGCTTCTAAAAAATCCCTTAGAAATTCCCCAATAAAACCACAACACCCGCTTCCTTCCAAGAGATCTTTATACTCATTGAACTCGATCTCTAAGCGATCGGTTAATTTGAAAGACTACGTAAGCGACGATTCAAAACCACCGTTGCCACAGCAGTCTGAATTCGAGTTGCTCTGTGAAGAGATTCTCTTTGGCGCGGAGCTTGGGGGCATAACAGAGGAAGTAGGAGAAACGTCAACAGAGgcagcaagaacaacaaatccagttttcaaaacagGATTGGGGAAGACGGCAAAAGCTCCAGAATCTCCAAAATCCACGGAAACTAGTAATGAAACGGAACTTTCGGGAGATAGAGATGGATTGCAATCGCGTTTGGAGGGGACATCAGCagaagtcgaagaaagCGTGGCAATAGCGAAGAAAGCGGCTTCCAAAGCGCCTCGATCTCATCAAGCTGGTCTAGGAGATAATGCGCAGAAGAAAAATACTGAAACTCCCAGGAAACACCCTCAAACTGACGGAATTTCACAAATAAAATCTGAAAGAGCCGCTTTGCAAGTCAGCAAGCTTAAATCGACTCCCTCAAGTCGCAACTTAAGGGTAGCTTCGGCTCCCTCAGGCAAGGATGATACGCCAGTGTCCTTGGATCCTCGCAGAAATGTTTCTCAGCCGAACTCCATTGAGCTCTTGCTCAACAAGTACAACCTCAGAGCACATCTCAAGTCGAAGTCAAACCTGAAAAAGTTAAGAAATAGTGGGGATTGGGGACGCACCGCATTTGAGACctcttttgcttcaagtGGTAATGGAATCTCACTCAATGCTGATGATTTAAAAGACTTCGAGAGTCTTTCTGGAACAGATTTGACAAATGTTCTTGCTCATTCAAGTTCCATTAAGGGCGATGACAGTACTGATGCTGCAAAAATGCAGCATGCGCAAAGACAAGAAGAGTCGAAACAAGTTGTTTCTCTGCCATCTGCTAATTTGAACAGTTCCGCAacgttcaaaaacttaaGCCAATACATTTTGGATAGTAACAGCTCGACTACTCGCGCCTCATCTGTCGTGCGCCGGCCAGCTGGAGGTTCTCTTAAAAGCTGCACTCAAAATGTTTCGCGTAAGCCATCTACTaatcttccaaaaaatacCCTTACTGTACAAAGATCTCGCAAAGTTAGCCAAGTTAGCGCCTATGACACTCGTTCGGAGATGCCGTCTGATATGTCGTTCGCGCTTGATATTCCGACACAAACTTTCACTGCGCAGGCCGTTCAAGTTTCTAATGGTAGCTCTCAAGATCAGTTTGAACAAGCGAAAAAGCCCGTACTGCTCCAAGAGGAACAAGGAGAGGATGACATCAATATCTTCGAAGACGCACCTTGTGATAATGTGTCAATTGCAACCAGCTCTTCAGGCTTAGACTCTCAGCCACATGTGCACAGAAAAGCGACATCTATTGATACGTTGAACACAACAAGCGTTCTCACTCCATCAGCAGATGTTCGAGTCTCCCTCTATGCCAATAATATGACATCTTCTGCTAAGCTTCCAAGGGAAACAACTGAGGAAATCATatcaaagttcaagctaTCACCTGAGAAAGTGCCAGTGCCTCCTCAGAAGAGGTTTTCCTATCAAAAGGCTAGAGGCTCTATCTCACAAAGCGTTATTTCTATGTTCAAGGACCTAGATGACGACTTTGAGGATCATGCTTCGGAACCTGCTGCTGAGGGCCACTTCGATAGTGCTACCGGAATGCAACAGGACCCGTCAAGTAATGTGGAGGAACAAATCCCGGGGGAGGGACCAGTTGCACAGAAGCGTGTCACAATGTTATTTGATGATGAATCCAGTACAGTTTTCAAGTCATCGCCAATCAAAACCTCCGTTCTCAAGCCTAGAGAATCCGTAGCTGCTCAACCACGGCCATCTTCTACTACAATTCCATTTACTTAA
- the ADH3 gene encoding alcohol dehydrogenase ADH3 (similar to uniprot|P07246 Saccharomyces cerevisiae YMR083W ADH3 Alcohol dehydrogenase isoenzyme III) has translation MQRTLYRHTSSTLMQGVRQRLGGYAGLGSQRIGFVGALRFASNIPSMQKGVIFYEHGGELHYKDLPVPKPKPNEILINVKYSGVCHTDLHAWKGDWPLAVKLPLVGGHEGAGVVVAKGENVTNFEIGDYAGIKWLNGSCMSCELCEQGNEPNCEHADLSGYTHDGSFQQYATADAVQAAQIPKGTDLAQIAPILCAGVTVYKALKTADVRPGQWVAISGAAGGLGSLAVQYAKAMGLRVLGIDGGEDKKKLFHDLGGETFIDFRTTKDMVGAIQEATQGGPHAVINVSVSEAAISMSTEYVRPTGSVVLVGLPANAYVKSEVFSHVVKSISIKGSYVGNRADTREAIDFFARGLVKAPIKIIGLSELPEAYKLMEAGKILGRYVVDTEK, from the coding sequence ATGCAGAGAACATTATACAGGCACACCAGTAGCACGCTGATGCAGGGAGTGCGCCAGAGGCTCGGCGGCTACGCGGGTCTGGGAAGCCAGCGCATCGGGTTTGTCGGCGCGCTGCGGTTCGCATCGAACATCCCTTCAATGCAGAAGGGTGTTATCTTCTACGAGCACGGCGGCGAGTTGCACTACAAGGACTTGCCTGTGCCCAAACCTAAGCCTAACGAGATTCTAATAAACGTCAAGTACTCTGGGGTGTGCCACACAGACTTGCACGCCTGGAAGGGAGACTGGCCTCTTGCCGTCAAGCTTCCCCTGGTCGGTGGCCACGAGGGTGCCGGTGTAGTCGTTGCCAAGGGCGAAAACGTCacaaactttgaaatcGGCGATTACGCCGGTATCAAATGGCTCAATGGCTCGTGTATGAGTTGCGAATTGTGCGAGCAGGGCAATGAGCCCAACTGCGAGCACGCAGATCTTTCTGGTTACACGCACGACGGTTCCTTCCAGCAGTACGCCACTGCGGACGCTGTGCAGGCGGCTCAAATCCCCAAGGGCACTGACCTCGCACAGATCGCCCCTATTTTGTGCGCCGGTGTTACCGTCTACAAGGCCTTGAAGACTGCGGATGTCAGACCCGGCCAATGGGTTGCCATCTCCGGCGCAGCTGGTGGATTGGGGTCTCTGGCCGTCCAGTACGCCAAGGCAATGGGCTTGCGTGTCCTTGGTATCGACGGTGGTGAggacaaaaagaagctcttccaCGACTTGGGCGGTGAAACCTTCATCGACTTCAGAACCACTAAGGACATGGTGGGCGCGATCCAAGAAGCCACCCAAGGTGGCCCCCACGCTGTTATCAATGTTTCCGTTTCCGAGGCTGCTATCTCCATGTCAACTGAATACGTCAGACCTACGGGCTCTGTCGTTTTGGTTGGTTTACCAGCTAACGCATACGTGAAGTCCGAAGTGTTTTCGCATGTGGTCAAGTCCATTTCTATCAAGGGATCCTACGTGGGTAACCGTGCGGACACTAGAGAGGCTATCGATTTCTTTGCGAGAGGTCTTGTGAAAGCTCCCATCAAGATCATTGGTCTTTCGGAACTACCTGAAGCCTACAAGCTGATGGAGGCTGGCAAGATTCTCGGCAGGTACGTGGTTGATACCGAAAAATGA
- a CDS encoding KLTH0D05610p (no similarity) codes for MFSAYYAFVRLSASLPLFFFHSLQGTLALRTKYNSSFYGSFKLCAVAMPSSLVSVSCLSSFRLRGFLVYGHLYFEFPAPTNSTRCRSWKSSPLVYLIPLGLEVTHARALLAKNGNSRDFAMLKAGIRAQEPEFVREKNVRFVNSYFYVPGAIVIVIYVSTASLEGALRKCWRRASGEYVSTARRLRQLVSLAYKCRDVAGKRESSLLTSGAMTLVFKSGKTRPLTLPKACGAAASWRTRR; via the coding sequence ATGTTCTCTGCATATTATGCCTTTGTGCGTCTTTCCGCTTCTTTACCACTTTTCTTTTTTCACAGCCTCCAAGGTACTTTGGCGTTGCGTACAAAGTATAATTCTTCGTTCTATGGCAGTTTCAAACTGTGCGCTGTGGCAATGCCGTCTTCTCTCGTTTCGGTGTCGTGTTTGTCATCATTTCGCCTTCGAGGTTTCCTGGTCTATGGCCATTTATACTTTGAGTTTCCAGCACCCACCAACTCAACGCGGTGCCGGTCATGGAAAAGCTCTCCCCTCGTTTACCTCATCCCACTAGGACTCGAAGTCACGCATGCCCGCGCCCTGTTGGCAAAAAACGGGAATTCCCGTGATTTTGCGATGCTAAAGGCGGGGATAAGAGCCCAGGAGCCCGAATTCGTCCGAGAAAAAAACGTACGATTCGTAAATAGTTATTTTTACGTGCCAGGTGCGATAGTAATTGTTATTTATGTAAGCACTGCAAGCCTAGAAGGTGCGCTACGAAAGTGCTGGCGGCGTGCCAGCGGCGAATATGTTTCGACCGCGCGGCGCTTGAGACAACTCGTATCGCTGGCGTACAAGTGCAGGGACGTCGCAGGTAAGCGCGAAAGTTCGCTTCTTACGAGTGGGGCCATGACACTGGTTTTTAAGTCCGGGAAGACCAGACCTCTCACCCTGCCCAAGGCGTGCGGCGCGGCCGCGTCGTGGCGCACTCGGCGCTAG
- the UTP11 gene encoding rRNA-processing protein UTP11 (similar to uniprot|P34247 Saccharomyces cerevisiae YKL099C UTP11 Nucleolar protein component of the small subunit (SSU) processome containing the U3 snoRNA that is involved in processing of pre-18S rRNA) gives MAKLVHNVQKKQHRERSQVASRSRFGFLEKHKDYVKRAQDFHRKQATLKVLREKAQQRNPDEYYHAMHSRTLDSKGLLQKSRRAADEDASLSTDQVKLLKTQDANYVRTLRQNERQALERQSQNTMFKSNGSHTVFVDDAESMHAFDAHKHFNTTPDMLHRRENRLTKEQLADQGLQAGAKQAGLDPETLERKRLKKLRQLQQHQDRERQLSGVLQRMEMEREGMKKGSKKKIRDAHGNTAFKWKKQRKR, from the coding sequence ATGGCTAAACTAGTGCATAACGtgcaaaagaagcagcacCGGGAGCGTTCGCAGGTTGCTTCCCGGTCCAGATTTGGATTTCTGGAGAAGCATAAGGATTATGTGAAAAGGGCACAAGACTTTCACCGCAAGCAGGCGACGTTGAAGGTGCTGCGTGAAAAGGCACAGCAACGCAACCCAGACGAGTACTACCATGCGATGCACTCCAGGACTCTCGACTCGAAAggccttcttcaaaagtcaAGACGCGCGGCAGACGAAGACGCCAGCCTTTCCACCGACCAAGtaaagctgctcaagacGCAGGACGCCAACTACGTGCGGACGCTGCGCCAGAATGAGCGTCAGGCGCTAGAAAGGCAGAGCCAAAATACCATGTTTAAGTCAAACGGATCGCACACCGTGTTCGTGGACGACGCCGAGTCCATGCACGCATTCGACGCACACAAGCACTTCAACACGACGCCTGACATGCTGCATCGCCGCGAGAACAGGCTTACAAAGGAACAGCTGGCAGATCAAGGCCTGCAAGCAGGTGCCAAACAGGCGGGGTTGGATCCTGAGACCCTAGAGCGCAAGCggctcaagaaactgcGGCAACTGCAGCAGCACCAGGACCGCGAGCGCCAGCTTTCGGGCGTGCTTCAGCGCATGGAAATGGAACGCGAAGGCATGAAAAAAggttccaagaagaagattcGCGATGCGCACGGAAACACGGCGTTCAAgtggaagaagcagcgcaAGCGTTAA